The following are from one region of the Phycisphaeraceae bacterium genome:
- a CDS encoding ADP-ribosylglycohydrolase family protein has product MPGWTRAEELLEAELRQCAEAGQDASRLIEAVRAREAGDANALLAALDAMAAAGIEDPPGEPSEIEGIEALAAGAVDPGCELNDEALFDRLHGAWLGRCVGCALGKPLEEFMHPAGGLTSRERVRVYVEGTGPGEYPIRDFVRLRSASEARTGNSCCPRSTREGVVCMEPDDDMRYTVLATRVLEESGAEFESWDVARAWMRHLPYMSVCTAETQAYRNLVERCEFHLGSDWSRERQAVDWAWVRTRQNPYREWVGAAIRADAYGYACPGEPKRAARLAYRDARISHTGNGIYGAMFVAGIVAAALVLSDACEVVEAGLACVPGDSRLARAVRESVRACASAADDEAALDAVDRIVAGLDAAHAIVHAVIVAAALVRGGSDAMRVLSIAVGAGRDTDCNGATAGSIVGAMVGASGVPGHMSGRLCDALETGLGDEGRVSIRAMAKRSLEIVGCVRSGGRSGGRASTIGD; this is encoded by the coding sequence ATGCCAGGATGGACACGGGCGGAGGAATTGCTGGAAGCCGAATTGCGGCAGTGTGCCGAGGCGGGGCAGGATGCGTCACGGCTGATTGAAGCGGTCAGGGCGCGTGAAGCGGGCGATGCGAATGCGTTGCTGGCGGCGTTGGATGCGATGGCGGCGGCAGGAATTGAGGATCCTCCGGGCGAGCCGAGCGAGATAGAGGGCATCGAAGCGCTGGCGGCGGGTGCTGTGGATCCGGGGTGCGAGCTGAATGATGAGGCGTTGTTCGATCGCCTGCATGGGGCGTGGCTTGGCCGGTGCGTGGGTTGTGCGCTGGGCAAGCCACTGGAAGAGTTCATGCATCCGGCTGGGGGATTGACGAGTCGCGAGCGTGTGCGGGTGTATGTCGAAGGGACAGGGCCGGGCGAGTATCCGATTCGCGATTTTGTGCGCCTGCGGTCGGCGAGCGAGGCGCGTACGGGCAATTCATGCTGCCCGCGGTCGACGCGCGAGGGCGTCGTGTGCATGGAGCCGGACGATGACATGCGCTACACAGTGCTGGCGACCAGGGTGCTCGAAGAGTCGGGGGCGGAGTTTGAATCGTGGGATGTGGCGCGGGCGTGGATGCGGCACTTGCCATACATGTCGGTGTGTACTGCTGAGACGCAGGCGTACAGGAATCTTGTGGAGCGGTGCGAGTTTCATCTCGGTTCAGACTGGTCGCGGGAGCGGCAGGCGGTGGATTGGGCGTGGGTGCGCACGCGGCAGAACCCGTATCGGGAATGGGTGGGGGCGGCGATTCGGGCCGATGCATATGGGTATGCGTGCCCGGGAGAGCCGAAGCGGGCGGCGAGGCTGGCTTATCGTGACGCGCGCATCAGCCATACGGGCAACGGCATCTATGGCGCGATGTTTGTTGCAGGAATTGTGGCGGCGGCCTTGGTGCTGAGTGATGCGTGCGAGGTGGTGGAGGCGGGGCTGGCGTGTGTGCCGGGCGATTCAAGGCTTGCGCGGGCTGTGCGCGAGTCGGTGCGGGCGTGTGCCAGTGCGGCTGATGATGAGGCGGCGCTAGACGCGGTGGACAGGATCGTTGCTGGGCTTGACGCGGCGCACGCGATTGTGCATGCGGTGATCGTGGCGGCGGCGCTGGTGCGTGGGGGAAGCGATGCGATGCGTGTGCTGTCGATCGCGGTTGGTGCAGGGCGGGACACGGATTGCAACGGGGCGACGGCAGGCTCGATCGTGGGGGCGATGGTGGGGGCGTCGGGCGTGCCGGGGCACATGTCCGGGCGGCTTTGCGATGCCTTGGAGACGGGGCTGGGCGATGAGGGGCGGGTGTCAATTCGCGCGATGGCGAAGCGTTCGCTGGAGATTGTGGGGTGTGTTCGGTCTGGTGGGCGGTCTGGTGGGCGGGCGTCTACGATCGGGGACTGA
- a CDS encoding NADH-quinone oxidoreductase subunit D, with protein sequence MPYTLRPEDGLTVDADTINYINQHVDTGDRWVLNFGPQHPATHTTLRLVLELDGERIARCTPHIGYLHSGFEKLGEHLDYNQYVTIVSRMNYLSPISNDICWHHAVETLFGIEITPRCKAVRTIMAELGRIQDHLLCLGAAALDLGAFTGFLYAFNPREKIYDICDFISGQRFHPDWSRVGGASQDLPDEETFKRLVKNFIHDDLSTALKDLDGLVSRNRIFIDRTQGVGVLTHDEALAWSTSGPIARASGVRRDLRKDEPYLCYANNWDGQGAEAVKFSVPLASEGDVYARFQVRLEEAKQAIAIIDQLIDRIPQGPMDVFSDSKMVKPAKKDVYGSIEGLIQHFELIMSNRGWKPPVAEAYGANETANGELGYYIVSDGSPRSWRARTRPPSFINYQVMALLIEGHMLADIVAVLGSLNIVAAELDR encoded by the coding sequence ATGCCCTATACGCTGCGGCCCGAGGACGGGCTGACGGTCGATGCCGACACGATCAACTACATCAATCAGCACGTGGATACGGGCGATCGGTGGGTGCTGAACTTCGGGCCTCAGCACCCGGCGACGCATACGACGCTGCGGCTGGTGCTGGAACTTGATGGCGAGCGCATCGCGCGGTGTACGCCGCACATCGGGTATCTGCACTCGGGCTTTGAGAAGCTGGGCGAACATCTGGATTACAACCAGTACGTGACGATCGTGAGCCGGATGAATTATCTGAGCCCGATCAGCAACGACATCTGCTGGCACCACGCGGTGGAGACGCTCTTCGGGATCGAGATCACGCCTCGGTGCAAGGCGGTGCGGACGATCATGGCCGAACTGGGGCGGATTCAGGACCATCTGTTGTGTCTGGGGGCTGCGGCGCTGGATCTTGGGGCGTTTACGGGGTTTCTGTATGCGTTCAATCCGCGCGAGAAGATCTACGACATCTGCGATTTCATTTCAGGCCAGCGGTTTCACCCGGACTGGTCGCGCGTAGGCGGGGCGAGTCAGGATCTGCCGGATGAAGAGACGTTCAAGAGGCTGGTCAAGAACTTCATACACGATGATTTGTCGACGGCGCTGAAGGATCTGGACGGGCTGGTGAGTCGGAACCGGATCTTCATCGACCGGACGCAGGGTGTTGGCGTGCTGACGCACGATGAGGCGCTGGCGTGGAGCACTTCGGGACCGATCGCGCGGGCGAGCGGGGTGCGTCGGGATCTGCGTAAGGATGAGCCGTATCTGTGCTATGCGAACAACTGGGATGGGCAGGGTGCCGAGGCGGTGAAGTTCAGCGTGCCTCTGGCGAGCGAGGGCGATGTGTACGCGCGGTTCCAGGTTCGGCTTGAAGAGGCCAAACAGGCGATTGCGATCATCGATCAGTTGATTGATCGCATCCCGCAGGGTCCGATGGATGTGTTCAGCGATTCGAAGATGGTCAAGCCGGCCAAGAAGGATGTGTACGGGTCGATTGAGGGGTTGATTCAGCACTTCGAGTTGATCATGAGCAACCGGGGGTGGAAGCCGCCGGTGGCCGAGGCGTATGGGGCGAACGAGACTGCGAACGGGGAGCTTGGGTACTACATCGTGTCGGATGGTTCGCCGCGATCGTGGCGTGCGCGGACTCGGCCTCCGAGTTTTATCAACTATCAGGTGATGGCGTTGCTGATCGAGGGGCACATGCTTGCGGACATCGTTGCGGTGCTTGGGAGTTTGAATATTGTGGCGGCGGAACTGGACCGCTGA
- a CDS encoding DUF2752 domain-containing protein, producing MRLGAERSRRVLPMWPVLVIVAIGAGIALLHVLSRGSSIVCTTRRLTGVPCPTCGSTRAVMAMVRGDVSGALAYNPLTVVALACVGVVLGLRVGFGRQVRLEASGREWTLLAAGLLVLLGINWAWVLWRHGML from the coding sequence ATGCGACTGGGCGCAGAACGGTCGCGGCGCGTGCTTCCGATGTGGCCGGTGCTGGTGATCGTTGCGATCGGCGCCGGGATTGCGCTGTTGCATGTGCTGTCGCGGGGGTCGTCGATTGTGTGCACGACGCGGCGGCTGACGGGTGTGCCGTGCCCGACGTGTGGGAGCACGCGCGCGGTGATGGCGATGGTGCGCGGTGATGTTTCGGGGGCGCTGGCGTACAACCCGCTGACTGTTGTGGCGCTGGCATGCGTCGGGGTGGTGCTGGGCCTGCGCGTGGGGTTTGGGCGGCAGGTGCGGCTTGAGGCGAGCGGGCGCGAGTGGACGCTGCTGGCGGCGGGGTTGCTGGTCTTGCTGGGGATCAACTGGGCGTGGGTGCTCTGGCGTCACGGAATGCTGTAA